TATTTCCCTAGTGCACCCAATACTTGACAGAAAGGGTCGGGAGATAAAATTTGAGCGCGAGACCGTGGTAAAAATCCTCAAGTTCTCCCTTCCCAGCGCCCTTATCGGTCTAGGGGCTGGAGTGACTATTCCATACATGGGCCTGTGGTTCAACAGGAAGTTCGGCACTAGCTTGGAAAGCATAGGCGGCCTCTTCGCGATCCAGCAGTTCATAATGGGCCTCGGCACCTTTCTCCTTCCGGCTTTGGCTGATAGGGCCGGGAGCGTTAGGACGATAGTTGCATTCAACGGCAGTGCCACGCTTCTCATCGCTGGAATGCCGTTCCTGCCGAGTTTTCCGCTCGCCGCACTCGTCTACATCATCAGGACGATCCTGATGAACATCGTGAACCCTATATGGGACGCGTTCATGATGCGCTTCTTCTCAACGGAGGAGCGCTCGACGGCTTTAGCACTCAGAAACCTTTCGTGGACGGCAACCTTCGGGATGGGTCAGTACATTGGAGGGGTGATATTCGACCGCTCCCTCACGATGCCTTTCCTGATAACGGGCTTCCTGTACGGGGCTTCAATGGCGACCTTCTGGGCCCTCTTCTCAAAGGAAGAAGAGTAGAAAATCAGCATATCCTCGGAACGGGGTCTCCCTCGGGAGGCTCCATGAACCTCTTTCCACCTATTCCCGTTTCGAGGAGAACCTTGCCACGGTAGTCAGCTATTACCTCACCGATTATCGCCGCGTTCCTGCCCTTCTCCGTTTTTCTCATTGCCTCAAGGGCCTCTTCCGCGTACTCCCTCGCGACTACCATGACCACTTTACCCTCGTTTGCGACGTCGTAAGGGCTTATTCCCAGCATCTCGCTGGCAGCCCTAACCTCTGGCCTTATCGGGATGTCAGCTTCCCTCACGAGGATTCCAACGTTGCTCTTGCGAGCGATCTCGTTGAGGGCGTTGCTCAGTCCGGCCCTCGTCGGGTCTTTCATCGCGTGGATGTTCTCCCAGCCGATTGTCTCGGCGACAGCTTTGACAACGTCCCATATCGGTGCGACGTCGCTCTTGAGCTCGGTCTCGAAGGCTATACCTTCCCTGTGGCTCATCAGGGCTATGCCGTGGTCGCCTATAGTCCCGCTGACAAGCACGGCGTCGCCGACCTTTGCCCCGGCGTCGCTTACCGGGTGCTCCGCTATTCCTATTCCAGCGGTTATGACGAACATCTCTATTTTGTCCTCGACGACCTTGGTGTCGCCCGTGACTATTGGAACGGGGACTTCCCTTGCCGTCTCGTCCATGGACTTGAGAACCCTCTTCAAGACTTCCATATCAAGGCCTTCGCCGATTATCATCGAGTTTGCAAGTGCTATCGGTTCAGCACCCATAACGGCCAGATCGTTCACGGTTCCACTGACCGCTAAGCGGCCTATGTCTCCTCCAGGGAAGAAGAGGGGCTTTACCGTGTGTCCATCTATCGTGAAGACGATGTGCTTGTCTCCAAAGGGTATTGTGGCACCATCGTCGAGTGCATCCAACCCTATGCCTCCGGCGGATTTCAGCGTCAGGGTTTTTAGGATAACGTCCCTCAAAAGCTCCTCCATTATTTCTCCACCGGCTCCGTGTTCGAGCTTTATCTTTTCACCCATTTTAATCACCCAGCAGACCTTTTTCCTTCAGGTATGAGCGTGTGAAGTCCAAAAACTCCTCGCCTTGCGTATTATGGCAGGGTAATTGATCATACTTTTATGCCCTCCCGCATCACGTTGAGGATCAGTGGGTCCGAGCTCATGTCCGGTTTCTCGATGTAGGGTATGAGCGATATCGCCACTCCTTTTTCGATGGCATACTTATTGGTCGCCTCTGCCATTCTGTCGAGCTCCTCAAGCGTCGGCCACCGCTTCACAACGACGAGTACATCCA
This sequence is a window from Thermococcus kodakarensis KOD1. Protein-coding genes within it:
- a CDS encoding MFS transporter translates to MRTYLSFSRDAYLVVIYSFFGWLGGNIAWFIVPFYFKSLGMDYSSMGVLFSLSTIAQAALLLFTGPLAVKIGYKRSIILALIFFMSGRLVQVFLPEFHFLAIASVLLGIGMALEGPALMSLLSEEASDENRHYLFSMNSAMGTFGAAFGTLLGGFLPGVLDGKNPYRDTLVVSIVFVLIQLVVISLVHPILDRKGREIKFERETVVKILKFSLPSALIGLGAGVTIPYMGLWFNRKFGTSLESIGGLFAIQQFIMGLGTFLLPALADRAGSVRTIVAFNGSATLLIAGMPFLPSFPLAALVYIIRTILMNIVNPIWDAFMMRFFSTEERSTALALRNLSWTATFGMGQYIGGVIFDRSLTMPFLITGFLYGASMATFWALFSKEEE
- the hypE gene encoding hydrogenase expression/formation protein HypE — its product is MGEKIKLEHGAGGEIMEELLRDVILKTLTLKSAGGIGLDALDDGATIPFGDKHIVFTIDGHTVKPLFFPGGDIGRLAVSGTVNDLAVMGAEPIALANSMIIGEGLDMEVLKRVLKSMDETAREVPVPIVTGDTKVVEDKIEMFVITAGIGIAEHPVSDAGAKVGDAVLVSGTIGDHGIALMSHREGIAFETELKSDVAPIWDVVKAVAETIGWENIHAMKDPTRAGLSNALNEIARKSNVGILVREADIPIRPEVRAASEMLGISPYDVANEGKVVMVVAREYAEEALEAMRKTEKGRNAAIIGEVIADYRGKVLLETGIGGKRFMEPPEGDPVPRIC
- a CDS encoding nucleotidyltransferase domain-containing protein, translating into MPVIPKEELLKILRDVKARLQEILGENLVEIILFGSYARGEAEEWSDVDVLVVVKRWPTLEELDRMAEATNKYAIEKGVAISLIPYIEKPDMSSDPLILNVMREGIKV